In a genomic window of Allomeiothermus silvanus DSM 9946:
- a CDS encoding vWA domain-containing protein — protein sequence MGFLWPSALLLLLLLPLLVFWYRRSLTPPAASAVLHPDLATLARASEKRRDFAHHLPAVLFLLALILGIVALARPIIPILHADPRTTIVLALDVSRSMRATDVLPSRFEAAREALKVFIRELPQGARIGLVTFSRAATEVVAPTTNRQRLLDSVELIGLEFGTAIGEGILTSLQALPPLEQRKDAKDPSELATIILLTDGRSISGIDPLEAARIAAEQKVRIHTIGVGRVTEGPVPGLESVYQWAAYFDEDVLKQIAAITGGKYFFVNSAGKLRETYQQLSQSFVWKVKQDEVSSIVTLGAGIFLLGSLILSQLRRQVA from the coding sequence ATGGGTTTTCTCTGGCCCTCGGCTTTGCTCTTGTTGTTGCTGCTGCCTCTGCTGGTCTTTTGGTACCGCCGCAGCCTGACCCCCCCGGCGGCCTCTGCGGTGCTCCACCCGGATCTGGCGACCCTGGCCCGCGCAAGCGAAAAGCGCCGGGACTTTGCCCACCATCTTCCCGCTGTGCTCTTCTTGCTGGCGCTGATTTTGGGGATCGTGGCCCTAGCCCGCCCGATCATCCCGATCCTCCACGCCGATCCACGCACCACCATCGTGCTGGCCCTCGACGTGAGCCGCTCGATGCGAGCCACCGACGTCCTACCCAGCCGCTTTGAGGCCGCTCGGGAGGCCCTCAAAGTCTTTATCCGCGAGCTTCCTCAAGGGGCCCGCATCGGCCTGGTGACCTTCTCGCGTGCGGCCACCGAGGTAGTGGCCCCTACCACCAACCGCCAAAGGCTTTTGGATTCGGTAGAGCTGATCGGGCTCGAGTTCGGCACGGCTATCGGCGAGGGTATCCTGACCAGCCTCCAGGCCCTTCCACCTTTAGAGCAGCGCAAAGACGCCAAGGACCCCAGCGAATTGGCCACCATCATCCTGCTCACCGACGGGCGCAGCATCAGCGGGATTGACCCCCTCGAGGCCGCTCGGATAGCCGCTGAGCAAAAGGTTCGCATCCACACCATTGGCGTAGGCCGGGTCACCGAGGGCCCGGTGCCTGGCCTAGAAAGCGTCTACCAGTGGGCCGCCTACTTCGACGAAGATGTGCTCAAACAGATCGCCGCCATCACCGGCGGGAAGTACTTCTTCGTCAACTCAGCAGGAAAGCTGCGTGAGACCTACCAACAGCTTTCCCAAAGCTTTGTCTGGAAGGTTAAGCAGGACGAGGTGAGCAGTATAGTCACCCTGGGCGCGGGAATATTTCTGCTGGGTAGCTTGATCCTCTCCCAGCTCCGCCGCCAAGTCGCTTAG
- a CDS encoding IS3-like element ISMesi1 family transposase (programmed frameshift): MRRWSAKEKVKIVLEVLSGQRTVAEACRAHEVAESVLYRWQRAFLDNAHAAFSHSCAEQEARVRELERLVGQMALELEVPKKSLGTLPAKERRELVMALKEAYPLRLLCRALGVPRSTLYYRSKGPNPEEAVLRGRLRELAGAWPRYGYRRLAALLRGEGFGVGEKRVRSLMRREGLLLTRKPLKPRTTLPEELLPEGVPNLLLGLEVTGFHQVWVADLSYVVLGEGVAYLAVVMDLHTRKILGVALGPRLSQGLALAALEMALREGCPEVHHSDRGVQYTSRAYVERLLGLGVRLSYAGTGRPWENGHAERLIRTVKEEWVDLREYRTLEEARASVEAFVFEVYNRKRPHSALGYLTPEAFVDSLLKGGGSPD; this comes from the exons ATGCGCAGGTGGTCAGCGAAGGAAAAGGTAAAAATTGTGTTGGAGGTCTTGTCGGGTCAAAGGACCGTGGCCGAAGCCTGCCGAGCTCACGAGGTCGCAGAGTCCGTGCTCTACAGGTGGCAACGGGCGTTCTTGGATAACGCCCATGCCGCCTTCTCCCATAGCTGCGCAGAACAAGAGGCCCGCGTCCGCGAACTGGAACGCTTGGTCGGCCAGATGGCCCTGGAGCTGGAGGTCC CTAAAAAAAGCCTCGGGACTCTACCGGCAAAGGAAAGGCGGGAGCTGGTGATGGCCCTCAAGGAGGCCTATCCCCTCCGCCTGCTGTGCCGGGCCCTTGGGGTGCCCCGGAGCACCCTCTACTACCGGTCTAAGGGTCCCAATCCCGAGGAGGCGGTCCTCCGAGGCCGCTTGCGGGAGCTGGCGGGGGCCTGGCCCCGGTATGGATACCGGCGCCTCGCCGCTCTCTTGCGGGGGGAGGGCTTCGGGGTGGGGGAGAAGCGGGTGCGCTCCCTGATGCGGAGGGAAGGCCTGCTCCTTACCCGGAAGCCCCTCAAGCCCAGGACCACTCTCCCGGAAGAGCTTCTCCCGGAGGGGGTGCCCAACCTTCTGCTGGGGCTTGAGGTGACCGGCTTCCACCAGGTGTGGGTGGCGGACCTGAGCTACGTGGTCCTGGGGGAGGGGGTGGCCTACCTGGCGGTGGTGATGGACCTCCACACCCGCAAGATCCTGGGGGTGGCCCTGGGGCCGAGGCTGTCCCAGGGGCTTGCTCTTGCGGCGCTGGAGATGGCCCTTAGGGAGGGATGCCCCGAGGTGCACCATTCGGACCGGGGGGTGCAGTACACCTCCAGGGCCTATGTGGAGCGGCTTTTGGGGCTAGGGGTGAGGCTGAGCTACGCGGGGACGGGGAGGCCCTGGGAGAACGGGCACGCGGAGCGGCTGATCCGGACCGTCAAGGAGGAGTGGGTGGACCTGCGGGAGTACCGGACTCTGGAGGAGGCGCGGGCGTCGGTGGAGGCGTTCGTCTTTGAGGTGTACAACCGCAAGCGTCCGCACTCGGCCTTGGGGTACCTGACGCCTGAAGCTTTTGTGGACAGCCTGTTGAAAGGGGGTGGGAGCCCTGACTAA
- the paaC gene encoding 1,2-phenylacetyl-CoA epoxidase subunit PaaC: MNEPVKQALIAKLTALADDELILAHRDSEWVGHGPILEEDIALANIAQDELGHATVWYGLRSALDGSDPDQLAFFRDATAFRNSELVELPRGDWAFTLLRQYLFDAYEVLWLHAVQSSTYPPLAEAAAKMLREERFHLQHTQAWIERLGQGTAESNRRMQAALDGQWGYAQQLFVPLPDEPLLVAEGIVPDLAEVKEAWLSRTTQHLQNSGLRLPLQMGYQPTTREIHTEHLWSLLAEMQSTARWDPEAKVW, encoded by the coding sequence ATGAATGAGCCGGTAAAACAAGCCCTCATCGCCAAGCTCACCGCCCTGGCCGACGACGAGCTGATCCTGGCCCACCGCGATAGCGAGTGGGTAGGTCACGGGCCTATCCTCGAGGAGGATATCGCCCTGGCCAACATCGCCCAGGACGAACTGGGGCACGCTACCGTCTGGTACGGCTTACGCTCGGCCCTCGATGGCTCAGATCCCGACCAGCTGGCTTTCTTCCGCGACGCTACCGCGTTCCGCAACAGCGAACTGGTTGAGCTACCCAGGGGCGATTGGGCTTTCACCCTACTCCGCCAATACCTCTTCGATGCTTATGAGGTTTTGTGGCTCCATGCCGTCCAAAGCAGCACCTACCCCCCGCTGGCTGAGGCCGCCGCTAAGATGCTGCGCGAGGAGCGCTTCCACCTCCAGCACACCCAGGCCTGGATAGAGCGACTGGGGCAGGGCACGGCAGAGTCGAACCGGCGCATGCAGGCGGCCTTAGATGGGCAGTGGGGCTATGCCCAGCAGCTCTTCGTGCCCTTGCCGGACGAGCCTCTCTTGGTGGCCGAGGGCATCGTGCCGGACCTGGCCGAGGTCAAGGAGGCCTGGCTTTCTCGTACCACCCAGCACCTGCAAAACTCTGGGCTCAGGCTGCCTTTGCAGATGGGGTATCAGCCCACTACCCGCGAGATCCACACCGAGCACTTATGGAGCCTGCTGGCTGAGATGCAGTCCACCGCCCGCTGGGACCCTGAGGCCAAGGTTTGGTAA
- a CDS encoding phenylacetic acid degradation protein, whose amino-acid sequence MDTQWPRWEVFKQDTPAKPHQAVGSVHAADPFHALLTARNVFARRPQAVSMWVAPASAIFSVTQEELAEGQEPKPQAPDPRPSTFYVFRKTSHKRSMTFVDYVGELEAASPQQALELARQRFTDAEALAWWVVPASSVTKSENSPETVESWFAPAKDKTYKQQSYYGLVGAPGSKFKRPKGDDDE is encoded by the coding sequence ATGGACACACAGTGGCCCCGCTGGGAAGTCTTCAAACAGGACACCCCTGCCAAGCCCCACCAGGCGGTGGGTTCGGTACACGCCGCCGACCCCTTTCACGCGCTGCTCACCGCGCGCAACGTCTTTGCCCGCCGGCCCCAGGCGGTGAGCATGTGGGTCGCGCCCGCCTCGGCGATCTTCTCGGTGACGCAGGAAGAGCTTGCCGAGGGTCAGGAGCCCAAGCCCCAGGCCCCCGACCCCCGGCCCTCGACCTTCTACGTCTTCCGCAAGACCTCGCACAAACGCTCGATGACCTTCGTGGACTATGTGGGCGAGCTCGAGGCCGCCTCGCCGCAGCAGGCGCTGGAGCTGGCGCGGCAGCGCTTCACCGATGCCGAGGCGCTGGCGTGGTGGGTGGTGCCCGCCTCGAGCGTCACCAAGAGCGAGAACAGCCCCGAGACCGTGGAGAGCTGGTTTGCCCCGGCCAAGGACAAGACCTACAAACAACAGTCGTACTACGGGCTGGTGGGTGCGCCCGGGAGCAAGTTCAAGCGCCCGAAGGGAGACGACGATGAATGA
- a CDS encoding PH domain-containing protein, with protein sequence MDFAVDRRIDPGLSVGLGVLLAFVLMFAAQSSDPRTAPVIGIAAALTVALAWLPGLLWLYRVEPGAIRVRGPGGWISIAAESVAQVEAVEFRVTLRTFGLGGLGALYGWFWVEPVGNVRVYGGKSSGQGVLLTLYTGEQILLTPKDLEGFLAYLRRLGYKVKPPA encoded by the coding sequence GTGGACTTTGCTGTAGACCGGCGCATCGACCCAGGGCTCAGCGTAGGGTTGGGGGTGCTGCTGGCTTTTGTGCTGATGTTTGCGGCCCAATCCTCCGACCCCCGCACCGCGCCGGTGATCGGGATAGCCGCAGCGCTCACGGTGGCGCTGGCTTGGTTGCCGGGTTTGCTCTGGCTTTACCGGGTAGAGCCAGGGGCCATCCGGGTGCGGGGTCCAGGGGGCTGGATCAGCATCGCGGCGGAGTCGGTCGCTCAAGTCGAAGCTGTCGAATTTCGGGTCACCCTGCGTACTTTCGGGCTCGGGGGGCTGGGTGCTTTATATGGGTGGTTCTGGGTCGAGCCGGTGGGGAACGTCAGGGTATATGGGGGCAAAAGCTCGGGGCAGGGGGTTTTGCTCACCCTCTACACGGGGGAGCAGATCCTGCTCACCCCCAAGGACCTCGAGGGCTTTTTGGCCTATCTGCGGCGGCTAGGCTACAAGGTGAAGCCCCCCGCGTAG
- the paaD gene encoding 1,2-phenylacetyl-CoA epoxidase subunit PaaD has translation MLPLTPTAAQVWEALKRIPDPEIPVVNVVEMGIVREVQVEGGKAVVTMTPTFSGCPALHVIRENLERAVRGMGFGEVEIRTALFPPWSTDWITPEAQEKLRQYGIAPPLPAQQAGLLQLEPAPMRCPRCGSLNTSTKNTFGSTLCKSIHVCNDCREPFEGFKSV, from the coding sequence ATGCTTCCCCTGACCCCCACCGCAGCGCAGGTTTGGGAAGCCCTGAAGCGGATCCCCGACCCCGAGATCCCCGTGGTTAACGTGGTGGAGATGGGGATCGTGCGGGAGGTGCAGGTAGAGGGAGGGAAGGCCGTTGTGACCATGACGCCCACCTTCTCGGGCTGCCCGGCGCTGCACGTGATCCGGGAGAACCTCGAGCGGGCCGTGCGGGGGATGGGTTTTGGTGAGGTCGAGATCAGGACCGCGCTCTTCCCGCCCTGGTCCACCGACTGGATCACCCCCGAGGCCCAGGAAAAGCTGCGGCAATACGGGATCGCCCCGCCCCTACCCGCACAGCAAGCAGGGTTGCTTCAGCTCGAGCCGGCCCCCATGCGCTGCCCCCGCTGCGGTAGCCTGAATACCAGCACCAAAAACACCTTCGGCTCCACGCTGTGCAAGTCTATCCACGTCTGTAACGACTGCCGCGAGCCGTTCGAGGGCTTTAAAAGTGTTTAA
- a CDS encoding metallophosphoesterase family protein translates to MPQLLVLSDTHGQLPHIDELPEAEILIHCGDWTNSGFGYSSAEMREVEGWVAKARGKYPYVLALHGNHDVGVRNHHWERMGAIALDGNTWVHPSGLSFHGVALTPAYHWPEMAWQWDHMTFELEVEEAVWDFGRVDVIVAHGPPFGYLDRTERGINIGSRPALYYIRQHQPKLYLCGHVHEARGEARLRDTLIVNTAQAWRLLEV, encoded by the coding sequence GTGCCACAACTCCTCGTGCTCTCCGATACTCACGGCCAGCTTCCGCACATAGACGAGCTCCCGGAAGCCGAAATCCTGATTCATTGTGGGGATTGGACCAATAGCGGTTTCGGCTATAGCAGCGCCGAGATGCGCGAGGTTGAGGGTTGGGTTGCAAAGGCTCGAGGCAAGTACCCGTACGTTCTGGCGCTGCACGGTAACCACGACGTGGGCGTGCGCAATCATCACTGGGAAAGGATGGGGGCGATTGCTCTAGACGGCAATACGTGGGTACATCCCTCCGGGCTCTCGTTCCATGGCGTCGCGCTCACCCCGGCCTACCACTGGCCCGAAATGGCGTGGCAGTGGGACCACATGACTTTCGAGCTCGAGGTCGAGGAGGCGGTATGGGACTTCGGAAGGGTCGATGTTATCGTGGCCCATGGGCCACCGTTCGGTTATTTGGACCGCACCGAGCGTGGCATAAACATCGGCTCGAGGCCAGCCCTCTACTACATCCGCCAGCACCAGCCCAAGCTCTACCTCTGCGGCCACGTCCACGAAGCCCGCGGTGAAGCCCGGCTGAGGGATACGCTAATCGTCAACACGGCGCAGGCTTGGCGGCTGCTCGAGGTTTGA
- a CDS encoding nucleoside hydrolase — protein MPLHDPVTVAYLVAPELFEFQPAHIEVELCGRFSRGATVCDFREQPNALVATRADGEAIIDMVISAFSKLNESGNT, from the coding sequence ATGCCCCTGCATGATCCTGTAACAGTAGCCTACTTGGTTGCCCCGGAGCTGTTTGAGTTCCAACCCGCCCATATCGAGGTCGAATTATGTGGTCGCTTCAGCCGAGGGGCCACAGTGTGTGATTTCCGAGAACAACCCAATGCTTTGGTGGCTACCAGAGCCGATGGTGAGGCTATAATAGATATGGTGATTTCAGCATTCTCTAAACTAAACGAGAGCGGCAACACCTGA
- a CDS encoding phosphodiester glycosidase family protein, whose translation MLIPAARLGLSYNADGGIQSYRKEGFELTYVDGIGWAPPLEPTLPPPQADRLPLEVVRAAGLVQAPLAGVRFSVGSDRLRLVFELPAGFNTPLPQSEGSFSGPYTLELPLFTPGLEALFRRDSGVALFRRDNAVGPNPPAPLSVSILYNPDSTRLSLTLPPGRFYHYRTFALEDPQRYVLDLYYLMPERTEVIAPGFRYREVWTFTPEPLRLYLVEADPGRWRMEPVGQPGLRAYLPSLAPTALAILNGGYFDPKSGTPIGLWIKDGVALNFPFGRSALMWEQNRVFAGFPKFGTVIVTQSGQRLAVGINRYRARLTAHTAPGPAGQAGETIAVVEGDRVIALYPAPYTIKPGQWGLSFPAGEAPPVRTGEILKLYGSLEPPLAYALEAGPLLIQSGAYAFNPNLEPFTDPRPLNATAPQSAVAWTQDGRLWLVVSDPTTPSTLARALQLYNPNIWGAIRMDAGGSAQLYVRGSLRTPLIEPQARKVVNGLALYPIR comes from the coding sequence GTGCTGATTCCTGCCGCCCGGTTGGGGCTTAGCTACAATGCAGACGGCGGCATCCAAAGCTACCGTAAAGAGGGCTTCGAGCTGACCTATGTCGACGGGATAGGCTGGGCCCCGCCCCTCGAGCCAACCCTGCCGCCTCCCCAAGCCGACCGGCTGCCGCTCGAAGTGGTGCGGGCCGCCGGGCTGGTACAGGCTCCCCTGGCCGGGGTGCGCTTCAGCGTGGGCAGCGACCGGCTGCGGCTGGTTTTCGAACTGCCTGCAGGCTTCAATACCCCCCTACCGCAAAGCGAGGGTAGCTTTTCAGGGCCCTACACCCTCGAGCTTCCCCTGTTCACCCCGGGGCTCGAGGCGTTGTTTCGCCGCGATAGCGGGGTGGCGTTGTTTCGCCGCGATAACGCGGTGGGCCCCAACCCGCCTGCCCCCCTTAGCGTATCCATCTTGTACAACCCGGACTCCACCCGCCTTTCCCTCACCCTGCCACCGGGCCGGTTCTATCATTACCGCACCTTTGCCTTGGAAGATCCCCAGCGCTACGTGCTAGACCTCTATTACCTGATGCCCGAGCGCACCGAAGTGATCGCCCCTGGCTTCCGCTACCGCGAAGTCTGGACTTTTACCCCGGAACCCCTGCGGCTTTACCTGGTCGAGGCCGATCCTGGCCGCTGGCGGATGGAGCCGGTGGGACAGCCTGGCCTGCGGGCCTACTTACCCAGCCTGGCACCCACCGCCTTGGCGATCCTCAACGGGGGCTATTTCGATCCCAAGAGCGGCACCCCTATTGGCCTGTGGATTAAAGACGGGGTAGCCCTCAACTTTCCCTTTGGCCGCAGCGCCCTGATGTGGGAACAGAACCGGGTGTTCGCGGGGTTCCCCAAGTTCGGCACGGTCATCGTGACCCAAAGTGGGCAGCGCCTTGCGGTGGGCATCAACCGCTACCGGGCCCGGCTTACCGCCCATACCGCCCCAGGCCCAGCGGGGCAGGCAGGAGAAACCATCGCCGTGGTCGAGGGAGACCGGGTAATCGCCCTCTACCCAGCCCCCTATACCATCAAACCCGGGCAGTGGGGTCTCTCCTTCCCAGCGGGTGAGGCTCCCCCGGTACGCACCGGGGAGATCCTCAAGCTCTACGGCTCGCTCGAGCCTCCTCTGGCTTATGCCCTCGAGGCTGGCCCGTTGTTGATCCAGTCCGGAGCCTATGCCTTCAACCCCAACCTCGAGCCCTTTACCGACCCCCGTCCCCTGAACGCTACTGCCCCCCAATCCGCCGTAGCCTGGACCCAAGACGGAAGGCTTTGGCTGGTGGTCTCCGACCCCACCACCCCGAGCACCCTGGCCCGTGCCCTGCAGCTATATAACCCGAATATCTGGGGGGCTATCCGCATGGACGCAGGCGGCTCGGCCCAGCTGTACGTACGGGGCAGTTTACGAACCCCGCTCATCGAACCCCAAGCCCGTAAAGTCGTCAACGGCCTAGCCCTCTACCCCATCCGCTGA
- a CDS encoding GNAT family N-acetyltransferase — protein sequence MQIVSGRAQLTAEEVIDLYDASGWGRRSDYLPESIGKALANTQILIQARLNHRLIGLLRAFSDGVLTTHLSEILVHPAFRGQGVGTALMRALLSQHPITALYVDSFPENQRFFEKFGLRRRDLLRSMSASGYEWKEALSSIGGPLKAP from the coding sequence ATGCAAATTGTCTCGGGACGCGCCCAACTGACCGCTGAAGAGGTCATCGATCTTTACGACGCCTCCGGCTGGGGCAGACGTTCCGATTACCTGCCCGAGTCGATCGGCAAAGCCTTAGCGAACACCCAAATTCTGATCCAGGCTCGTTTGAACCATCGCCTGATAGGGCTGTTGAGGGCCTTCTCCGACGGCGTGCTCACCACCCATTTGTCCGAGATCCTGGTGCACCCGGCTTTCCGTGGGCAGGGCGTCGGAACAGCCTTGATGCGGGCCCTGCTCAGCCAGCACCCTATCACCGCGCTGTACGTGGACAGCTTTCCCGAAAACCAGCGCTTTTTTGAGAAGTTCGGCCTGCGGCGGCGGGATCTTCTGCGAAGCATGAGTGCCTCCGGCTATGAGTGGAAGGAGGCCCTCTCTTCCATCGGAGGGCCGCTGAAAGCCCCGTAG
- the paaA gene encoding 1,2-phenylacetyl-CoA epoxidase subunit PaaA, protein MPGKFGKPTDPDYEARLAEFEARIARGEKIEPGDWMPEEYRRQLVRMISQHAHSEVVGMLPEGAWITRAPSLKRKMILIAKVQDEAGHGQYLYHAAETLGVTREEMLEALLSGKAKYSSIFNYPTLTWADIGTIGWLVDGAAIKNQTMLAQCSYGPYSRAMVRICAEETFHHKQGKEMVITYAQGTPKQRAMAQDAINRWWWPALMMLGPHDSDSPNTPTLVKWGIKTKTNDQVRQEFINEHAPEILEAGLTLPDPDLRYDSATGNWVHGPIDWDEFWAVVNGNGPMNKERLEARRKAHAEGAWVREALAVYAARKQQTAVAV, encoded by the coding sequence ATGCCTGGAAAGTTCGGAAAACCCACGGACCCCGATTACGAAGCTCGCCTGGCCGAGTTCGAGGCCCGTATCGCACGCGGGGAGAAGATCGAGCCGGGCGACTGGATGCCCGAGGAGTACCGCCGCCAGCTGGTGCGCATGATTTCGCAGCACGCGCACAGCGAGGTGGTAGGGATGCTGCCGGAAGGGGCCTGGATCACCCGGGCGCCCAGCCTCAAGCGCAAGATGATTCTCATCGCCAAGGTGCAGGACGAGGCCGGGCACGGGCAGTACCTCTACCACGCCGCCGAGACGCTGGGCGTTACCCGCGAGGAGATGCTCGAAGCGCTGCTCTCGGGCAAGGCCAAGTACTCCTCCATCTTCAACTACCCCACCCTCACCTGGGCTGATATCGGCACCATCGGCTGGCTGGTAGACGGGGCGGCCATCAAGAACCAGACTATGCTGGCGCAGTGCTCCTACGGGCCCTACAGCCGGGCCATGGTGCGCATCTGCGCCGAGGAGACCTTCCACCACAAGCAGGGCAAGGAGATGGTGATCACCTACGCTCAGGGCACACCCAAGCAGCGCGCCATGGCTCAGGACGCCATCAACCGCTGGTGGTGGCCCGCCTTGATGATGCTGGGCCCCCACGACTCCGACTCGCCCAACACCCCCACGCTGGTGAAGTGGGGCATTAAGACCAAGACCAACGACCAGGTGCGGCAGGAGTTCATCAACGAGCACGCGCCGGAGATCCTGGAGGCTGGCCTCACCCTCCCCGACCCCGACCTGCGCTACGACTCAGCCACGGGCAACTGGGTGCACGGGCCCATCGACTGGGACGAGTTCTGGGCCGTGGTAAACGGCAACGGCCCCATGAACAAGGAGCGCCTCGAGGCGAGGCGCAAGGCCCACGCCGAAGGCGCCTGGGTGCGCGAGGCGCTGGCGGTCTACGCAGCGAGGAAGCAGCAAACCGCGGTCGCGGTTTAA
- a CDS encoding VWA domain-containing protein, which translates to MSFTWPALLWGMVLLPITVWVLVRAERRRERTAQAFADVHLLSVVVRRPTPAQARWPLMLYLLALSLLLLASARPVAAPPLPTNKAAVVIALDASKSMLAGDLNPNRLEAARAIAKEFVRLAPATTQIGLITFSDSASVVVAPTTDRAVLQEALDNVKPVQNTSLPSAIVTGVRLLPGRKEVQPPKELQPQNPQNPQPQNPLVQPDTPPIPREFPPGSLLVISDGATNVNSNPRLPNQTALEAAAKFAQDNGVKIYAFAVGKEGGAVVRIEGQDYFVPFEPRSLQQLAERTGGKYVYPPTEEALRAVYRELGTVIRWEATKLEVSSLLSGLAVILMLVGAGLNLRLYRRVP; encoded by the coding sequence ATGAGCTTTACCTGGCCTGCGCTCCTATGGGGGATGGTGCTGCTGCCGATCACGGTGTGGGTGCTAGTGAGGGCAGAGCGGCGGCGCGAGCGCACCGCCCAGGCCTTTGCCGATGTGCACCTGCTCAGCGTGGTAGTCCGGCGGCCTACCCCGGCGCAAGCTCGTTGGCCGCTAATGCTCTACCTGCTGGCGCTATCCCTGTTGCTCTTGGCGAGCGCCCGTCCGGTGGCGGCCCCACCTCTACCCACCAACAAAGCGGCGGTGGTGATCGCCCTGGATGCCTCTAAGTCCATGCTCGCGGGCGACCTCAACCCTAACCGCCTAGAAGCCGCCCGGGCCATCGCCAAGGAGTTCGTGCGGCTAGCCCCGGCCACCACCCAGATCGGGCTCATCACCTTCTCGGACTCGGCCTCGGTGGTGGTAGCTCCCACTACTGACCGCGCGGTGTTGCAAGAAGCTTTAGATAATGTCAAACCTGTGCAGAACACCTCCTTGCCCTCGGCCATCGTCACCGGGGTGCGGCTGTTGCCGGGCCGCAAAGAGGTGCAGCCACCCAAGGAACTCCAGCCGCAAAATCCGCAGAACCCGCAGCCCCAGAACCCACTCGTTCAGCCCGACACCCCGCCGATTCCCCGAGAATTCCCGCCGGGGAGCCTATTGGTGATCTCGGATGGGGCCACCAATGTGAATTCCAACCCCCGCCTGCCCAATCAGACTGCCCTCGAGGCCGCGGCCAAGTTCGCCCAGGATAACGGGGTCAAGATCTACGCCTTCGCGGTGGGCAAAGAGGGGGGTGCAGTAGTGCGCATCGAGGGGCAGGATTACTTCGTACCCTTCGAGCCACGCTCTTTGCAACAGCTTGCCGAGCGCACCGGCGGCAAGTACGTCTATCCGCCCACCGAGGAAGCGCTGCGCGCGGTGTACCGCGAACTCGGCACGGTAATCCGTTGGGAAGCCACCAAGCTCGAGGTCTCCTCGCTGCTTTCAGGTCTGGCGGTAATCCTGATGCTGGTGGGGGCCGGGCTCAACCTCAGGCTATACCGCCGGGTGCCCTAG